One Corynebacterium matruchotii genomic window, GATTGAGGCGGGGCAGTCGGAAGAAGAGCTCGCTAACGATCTAATACATGGTGCGGATCTGTTTGATAAGGCCGCCAAGGGGGTTCCCGATAAGTCGCAGCGCAAGGTGTTGCAGGCTATTGCTAAAGAGCTGCGCACCCATAAGGAGCAGCTGCGGACCCGGGTAGCGCCGGCACTGTCGGAAACCACGTTGAGCATTTTGGCGGAGCACCCGCTGCGGGAGTTACTGACTACGGGACAGCCAAATGCGGTGTTGGTGGAGCGCCGGGATGCGTTGGTGAATTCCTGGTATGAGTTGTTCCCCCGGTCGACGGGTGGGGTGGATGCGGATGGGAATCCGATCCATGGCACGTTTGAGACCACGGCACGGGCATTGAACCGGGTGGCGAAGATGGGGTTTGATACGGTGTATTTCCCGCCGATTCACCCGATCGGTGAGGTGCATCGGAAGGGGAAGAATAACTCGCTCGTGCCGGAGCCTGATGATGTGGGATCCCCGTGGGCTGTGGGTTCGGCCCAGGGTGGGCATGATACCGTGCACCCACAGTTGGGGACGATTGATGATTTTAAAACCCTGTTGCAGTATGCGAAGAAGCTGGGGTTGGAGGTTGCGATTGATTTGGCGTTGCAGGCGGCACCGGATCACCCGTGGGCGGTAGAGCATCGGGATTTCTTCACGTCGCAGCCAGATGGCACGATCGCGTATGCGGAGAATCCGCCAAAGAAATACCAGGATATTTATCCGCTAAATTTTGATAATAATCCCACGGAGATCTATGCGGAGATCTACAAGATGGTGATGTTCTGGGTGGAGATAGGAGTGACCACGTTCCGGGTGGATAACCCGCACACGAAGCCAGCAAATTTCTGGCAGTGGTTGATCTCCAAGGTGCATGAGACGAACCCGGATATTATTTTCTTGGCGGAGGCGTTTACCCGCCCGGCGCGGCTGTATGGGTTGGCGAAGGTGGGGTTCTCCCAGTCGTACACGTATTTCACGTGGAAGACTTCGAAGTACGAACTGACCCAGTTCGCCGAGGAGATTGCGGCGATGAGTGATGTGTGCCGGCCGAATCTGTTTGTGAACACGCCGGATATTTTGCACGCATCCTTGCAGTATGGTGGGCGCGCTATTTTCGCCATTCGGGCGGCGCTAGCTGCCACAATGTCGCCGCTATGGGGCGTGTATTCGGGCTATGAGCTGTTTGAGAATCAGGCGGTTGCCCCGGATTCGGAAGAGTATTTGGATTCGGAGAAATACCAGCTGCGGCCCCGGGATTTCGAAGCAGCGCTGAATAATGGTGATTCTTTGGAGCCATATATTGCAACGTTGAACAAGATCCGGCGGGAGCATCCGGCGTTGCAGCAGTTGCGGCAGATTCATTTCCACTACGCCCCGAACGACAACATCATTGCGTACAGCAAGGTGGATCCGGTGACCGGTGATGCGATTTTGGTGGTGGTCAATTTGGATCCGCACCACGACCAGGAGACGGTGCTGGAGTTGGATATGTCACAAATTGGGCAGTCGCCGGATGCGTCGTTTACGGCCCATGATCTTGTGACCGGCCGGGACTTCCCGTGGTATGCCCGGACGTTTGTCCGGCTCAGCCCGTGGGGTGATGTGGCCCATATTTTGCAATTGCCGAAGGTTGAGGGCGCAGCGTTAGCGAAGATCCGCGAGCGGGCTGTCAACGACTATCGCGCCTAATTTTGAGCTTTTCGACGCTAGGACGGCGTCGAAAAGCTCAATAAGCGGTGTATCTCACGTAAATTTTTCGTCCAAAATATGTGGTGGCTACGGTAGCGTGAAGGGTGAAGCGTGGCCAAAACATACCGAATTTTTTCTATTAGAGAGGCTTGGTTACATGAGCTCCCCTATCACTGACCCGAACCACCCGTTGTATTTCAACGACCACAATCGGGCCCTGCTAACCCAATGCCGGCATTATGATCCGCATTCGATCTATGGCTGGCACCCCATGGAAGAAGGCGGCGCGGTGTTCCGCACCCGCCAGTTAAACGCTAAAAAAGTGGAACTTATCACACCCGATGGTGGCAGCATTGAGCTGGAGCCGTTGGGGGATGATATTTTCGGCACGGTTTTGACCGGCGAGAACACCGGTGGTGGCCATAAACTCCGCATCACCTGGAATAATGACATCACTACCGAAACGTATGACCCCTACAGCTTCTGGCCCACCCTGGGCGAGTTGGACATGTACCTGATTCGTGAGGGCCGGCATGAGCGCCTGTGGGACGTATTAGGGTCGCATGTGTGCGAGATCGAGACCGATAATTTCGGCCCGGTGAAGGGCACGCGTTTTGCGGTGTGGGCGCCGAACGCCGCGGGTGTGGCGGTTATTGGTGATTTCTGCGGTTGGAACCCGAACCAGTTCCCCATGCGCAGCCTGGGGAGCTCCGGTATTTGGGAGATCTTCATCCCCGGCGTGGGCGAGGGTGAGGTGTATAAATATGCCATCCACACGCAGGAGGGGTGGCGGTTGGACAAGGCTGACCCGTTGGCCCGCCGCACCGAGGTTCCGCCCCGCACCGGCTCCATTGTGACCGAGTCGCACTACGAGTGGCAGGACAAGGAGTGGCTGGAGAAGCGGGACAAGGCACAGCACGATGTGGAGCCCATGAGCATCTACGAGGTGCATTTGGGATCGTGGCGAGACGACCTGGGCTATAAGGAGCTTGCCACCGAACTGGTGGCGTATGTGAAGGAGATGGGCTATACGCACGTCGAATTCCTCCCCGTTGCCGAGCATCC contains:
- a CDS encoding maltotransferase domain-containing protein, yielding MTGRLAIEDVRPQLSAGTYPSKAVVGELVPVSAQVWREGHDAISATLTITGPKDSQIAASPLHITMHQDEFNEDLVHAFFIPDVMGTWTFQVDAWSDPMRTWRHAVTKKIEAGQSEEELANDLIHGADLFDKAAKGVPDKSQRKVLQAIAKELRTHKEQLRTRVAPALSETTLSILAEHPLRELLTTGQPNAVLVERRDALVNSWYELFPRSTGGVDADGNPIHGTFETTARALNRVAKMGFDTVYFPPIHPIGEVHRKGKNNSLVPEPDDVGSPWAVGSAQGGHDTVHPQLGTIDDFKTLLQYAKKLGLEVAIDLALQAAPDHPWAVEHRDFFTSQPDGTIAYAENPPKKYQDIYPLNFDNNPTEIYAEIYKMVMFWVEIGVTTFRVDNPHTKPANFWQWLISKVHETNPDIIFLAEAFTRPARLYGLAKVGFSQSYTYFTWKTSKYELTQFAEEIAAMSDVCRPNLFVNTPDILHASLQYGGRAIFAIRAALAATMSPLWGVYSGYELFENQAVAPDSEEYLDSEKYQLRPRDFEAALNNGDSLEPYIATLNKIRREHPALQQLRQIHFHYAPNDNIIAYSKVDPVTGDAILVVVNLDPHHDQETVLELDMSQIGQSPDASFTAHDLVTGRDFPWYARTFVRLSPWGDVAHILQLPKVEGAALAKIRERAVNDYRA